Within the Solenopsis invicta isolate M01_SB chromosome 11, UNIL_Sinv_3.0, whole genome shotgun sequence genome, the region GGGCTTTGCAAAGGTTGCTCTGGATGCAAAAGTGGTATGTCctcattaaaagttatattttgatttattttaacaggttataatcaattttctataataaattattagagaaagaaagggagtggtaaaataatgtatttttttttacataactcGGTAAATATTAACAGAAATCTTACCAACAACAGTTTGTTAGTTATTTTTTGCTAATCACTCTATAGGTGTTCCTCGAATATGtagaacaaacgtaatttacaattcacTGTAGACGAAAAAGGAATGTGATTGTGAAATAGCAACAGAATTGTAGAATTCTaacaaataatgttataaaatatttaatataaaaaattgcaattttatgatTCTTTGTAGATTTCGCACTAATAAGTGCtataaagcaaaattttatgaatattttatatgaaaaaatattttatttaaaaaaataattttataaataatttttttggcttaaaaaataactttttaaggtaatactgaaggagacggtcttcctcaccgattttgctcaaattgtgcaattttgtgtattttgatACGCTCAATAAGAATATCGAAGAAAAAATCGTCGCTCTCAAACGGGTAAAAAGTTATGAAGTGTAAAAGATCAGcatttgtgaggttaggaaatctgtcacactgaCGACTGCTGACGACATAGAGGGAGATTGAGAACGTGTAAGAGAGAATAGTAAGTCACGTGACAGCTGTCTGATTGGTAAGtgcaaaataaaacataatttaaaatgatttccCTCTTTTTCCGTAAttctataatgtttattatactattttgcCATCTTATCACCATGCGGTTGCACGACTTTTTGGCAATAACGCACAATGATAAAGAGCTTATCgactttttaattgtacataatttaataaatagtgaTATAACGTGTCCACGGTGCAATAATACAGTGACAATTAATAGAGAAAAGCTCTTATTTCATTGCCATAAAGtgtattatgagaaaaataaacataaaaaaaaagtaaaaaaacaatgtgATTTTAAAGCAAGTGCAAAGATTAATACATGGTTCAGCAATTCCAAATTGAGCTTGGAAACGGTATGCAGATTAACTGCGTATTATATTATGTTGAGGCCTCCACGACATGAATTTTTATGTACAGAACTGCAAATTTCTGAACATTCTATAGTAGATTGGATTTCTTTTTGTCGAGAAGTAAgtttaatgatatatatttattaatatattgtatataatatatttatgcaaaatgtaATGTTAAAAATGATAGGTTTGCATCAATTGGGCTGTAAGAAATTCAACAAAACTTGGAGGACCCAACATAATAGTAGAAATAGACGAAGCTAAGATTGGCAAGAGAAAAAATAACTGTGGCCGAATTATAGAGGGAAAATGGATCTTTGGTGGATATGAAAGAGATACAggaaaagtatttcttgtaccTGTACCAGATCGCACGCAAGAAACTCTTCTTCAATTTATTAAAGAGTGGATCTTACCTGGAACGACAATAATGTCAGATTGTTGGAAGTCCTACAACTGTTTAAACAGTGAAGGCTTCCAACATCTGACTGTTAATCATTCGATGAACTTTGTCGATCCAGATACTGGTAAATATAgacatattaaatatgtaattaacaaattcatATGTAGACCATATTTCCTATATCacaaaacatataaatatataaaaatattattttattaacaggaGCCCACACTCAGCATATTGAACGCGTTTGGAGAGAAGTCAGAGCTAATATCCCACGATTTGGAACACGCTCTGCACATTTAGAGGGATATTTAGCTGAATTTCTCTTCAAACGCGTTCATAAATATGAAGACCGTTTAGCCGCTTTCTTCCGTGCGATTGCAGAATTATATCCACCAAAGATCTGCAATGaagataatttagaaaataattctgAATCTTAAGCTTAGCTAATTTGCATACGGTCTTCAAACTCAATTTAGAATTGCTGAactatgtattaatttttgcacTTGCTTTAAAATcacattgtttttttactttttttttatgtttatttttctcataatacaCTTTATGGCAATGAAATAAGAGCTTTTCTCTATTAATTGTCACTGTATTATTGCACCGTGGACACGTTATAtcactatttattaaattatgtacaattaagAAGTCAATATGTAAGCTGTTTTTTATAGATTCCtgtattatataaagtaaaataaatattaatttttaaaaattatataattttttgtgtttttaaagcaggcatcttgtgtttttaattctcaacttcaaaagaacaaaaatgttaaattaaagcaggcaacagatgtctgctttacagtcaattaatttttattttaatttacatgatacagAGGACTTTCCACGTAGAGCGAGGTCCACCCCCATTTCGCCTTTTCCATCCCCAGCTTACCCTCCGTCACAGATGTCTGCTTTGcagccaaattaattgttattttaatttacatgatacagAGGACTTTTCACGTAAAGCGAGGTCCACCCCCATCCCACCTTTTCCACCCCCACCCCCTCACCGCGCGCGCGGGGGAGGGGGTGGGGGTGGAAAAGGTGGGATGGGGGTGGACCTCGCTTTACGTGAAAAGTCCTctgtatcatgtaaattaaaataacaattaatttggctgCAAAGCAGACATCTGTGACGGAGGGTAAGCTGGGGGTGGAAAAGGCGAAATGGGGGTGGACCTCGCTCTACGTGGAAAGTCCTctgtatcatgtaaattaaaataaaaattaattgactgtaaagcagacatctgttgcctgctttaatttaacatttttgttcttttgaagttgagaattaaaaacacaagatgAACAGTACGTCTGTAAACCTTGTTCCGaggcggggggagggggaggaggtgAGGTGAGCTCGCCTCGCGTGGAAAGTCACAAACTTACACGTTCTCAGTGTTCCTCTTGGTCCTCCTATGCTGCCAGtgtgacaggtttcctaacctcacaaatgCTGATCTTTTACACTTCATAACTTTTTACCCGTTTGAGAGCGACGATTTTTTCTTCGATATTCTTATTGTGCGTatcaaaatacacaaaattgcacaatttgagcaaaatcggtgaggaagaccgtctccttcagtattaccctttttaaattaatttttatgttattagtAAGCTGCAACGTCCACTATGAGGTTATAAAGTCATGATAGTTGTCCATCCctagtgaaaaattttttcagaattttttatataatttgtcagaatttttgagaatttctgtGTGATTTCATAAGtttctaacattttttatacaaattaaaacattgtGTAGAAATACTCAGAAAGCTTACATCTTTTGTCACGATTgtttatatatgttaattataaaatatttgaaagctactatttaaagtttttaagaGAGAAACTAGActgagattaaaaaattaatatttaacatacttCTTAAAATTTGAACATAGTTGTAGATGGTATACACTTGATATACACTTGTTGCTACTTGTACTGAAATTCAGTTGTTATAAAAACGAAGTAAACATCAGTAACCATTACGCAATGTTTAATCCAGACACCAGTAGTatactatttataataaatatttataaatatttattaacatttacttttttatatattatgtaagcattttatagatattttacgtacatgaaggaaagaaatcataaaataattattcataatgttattaaaatgcggattacatattttataaatatttgtacgtgGTActtatgacaattttttatctgtttaaTCTAAGATCACGAAAaggtttataaaatgttttttcaaatatttataaaatttttaaataattataaatattttacaaatattttacaaata harbors:
- the LOC120358968 gene encoding uncharacterized protein LOC120358968, with the translated sequence MISLFFRNSIMFIILFCHLITMRLHDFLAITHNDKELIDFLIVHNLINSDITCPRCNNTVTINREKLLFHCHKVYYEKNKHKKKVKKQCDFKASAKINTWFSNSKLSLETVCRLTAYYIMLRPPRHEFLCTELQISEHSIVDWISFCREVCINWAVRNSTKLGGPNIIVEIDEAKIGKRKNNCGRIIEGKWIFGGYERDTGKVFLVPVPDRTQETLLQFIKEWILPGTTIMSDCWKSYNCLNSEGFQHLTVNHSMNFVDPDTGKYRHIKYVINKFICRPYFLYHKTYKYIKILFY